The proteins below are encoded in one region of Pseudoduganella armeniaca:
- the tmk gene encoding dTMP kinase: protein MTVPRGKFITFEGIDGAGKSTHIRYCADLVAARGIELVSSREPGGTPLGEKLRELVLHEPMHLETEALLVFASRREHIAQVIEPALARGAWVISDRFTDASFAYQGGGRGLDLIKIETLANWVHPELWPDLTILFDVPLEVARARLDATRELDKFEQEKADFFLAARNEYLRRAAQYPERFRVIDSTQTIEAIRVQLAEIIGALR, encoded by the coding sequence ATGACAGTGCCACGAGGCAAATTCATCACCTTCGAAGGCATCGACGGCGCCGGCAAGTCCACCCACATCCGCTATTGCGCCGACCTGGTCGCCGCGCGCGGCATCGAGCTGGTCAGCTCGCGCGAGCCGGGCGGCACGCCGCTGGGCGAGAAGCTGCGCGAACTGGTGTTGCACGAGCCAATGCACCTGGAAACGGAAGCGCTGCTGGTGTTCGCCAGCCGGCGCGAGCACATCGCCCAGGTCATCGAGCCGGCGCTGGCGCGCGGCGCCTGGGTCATCTCGGACCGCTTCACCGACGCCAGCTTCGCCTACCAGGGCGGCGGGCGCGGCCTGGACCTGATCAAGATCGAGACGCTGGCCAACTGGGTCCACCCCGAGCTGTGGCCGGACCTGACGATCCTGTTCGACGTGCCGCTCGAGGTCGCGCGCGCGCGCCTGGACGCGACGCGCGAGCTGGACAAGTTCGAGCAGGAGAAGGCCGACTTCTTCCTGGCCGCCCGCAACGAGTACCTGCGCCGCGCGGCCCAGTACCCGGAACGGTTCCGCGTGATCGACTCGACCCAGACGATCGAGGCGATCCGCGTCCAGCTGGCCGAGATCATCGGCGCGCTGCGATGA